The segment GTGATCGGCGCGGCCGTCGGCCTCGCCGTCGCGGCGGCCCCCGGCGCGGCCACCTCGGGGATCGTCTGGTGCGGCCTGGTGGGCGCCGCGGCCGTGGCGTTGGCGGGCTACGAGGCGGTGCGCCGGGGCCGCGCACTGGAACTGGCCCGCGAGGAGGCCGCCCGGCAGGACGCCGAGCAGCGGCACCGGCTGGCCCGCCAGCAGGCCGGCATGCTCGAACTCGCCCGCACCGAACTCCCGCAGGCCGTCGCCCGGATGCAGGGCGGCGAGTTCATCACCGACGTGCTCCGCTCCTACGAGCAGCAGCACGTCAACAACGCCGGCGACGAGTTCCACGACTTCCGCTACGCCGTGCTGCGCGCCGTCCTCGACGCCGTCGACAACGAGGAGGCGATGCGCGAGTCCGCGCAGCGCGCCTTCGTCAACATCGCCCGCCGGGTGCAGGCCATCGTCCACCGCCAGGCCATCGACCTGCGCAAGATGGAGGACCGGCACGGCGACGACCCCGCGGTCTTCGACGACCTGCTGCTGCTCGACCACGGCAACGCGCTGATCGGCCGCCTCGCCGACTCCATCGCCGTGCTCGGCGGCGCCCGGCCCGGCCGCCAGTGGAACAACCCCGTCCCGCTGTACAGCGTGCTGCGCGGCGGCATCTCCCGGATCCTCGACTTCCGCCGGGTCGAACTGCACCCGGTCTCCGAGGTCGCCGTGGTCGGCCCCGCCGTCGAACCGCTGATCCACGCGCTCGCCGAACTCCTCGACAACGCCACCCGCTACTCGCCGCCGCAGACCAACGTCCACCTCACCGCCGTCGAGGTGCAGACCGGCATCGCCATCGAGATCGAGGACGGCGGCCTCAGCCTCGGCGAGGAGGGCCGGGCCCGGGCCGAACGGATGCTGGCCGAGGCCGAGTCCGGCATCGACCTCAACGGCCTCGGCGAGGCGCCCCGGCTCGGCCTGGCCGTGGTCGGCCGGCTCGCCCGCGCCTACGGCTTCCAGGTCTCGCTGCGCCCGTCCGCGTACGGCGGCGTGCGCGCGGTGCTGATCGTCCCGCAGACGTACATCACCACCGCGCCCGCGCCCAGCCGCGCCCACGGCATCGGCCGGATCGCCACCACCACCCCGCTGGCCTTCCCCGCGCACCAGGCCCAGGGCCCGGCCGACACCGAGCCCTACCCGATGGTGGCCGGCGCCGAGTTCGCGGACACCGCGCCCCGCCCGCACCCCGCCGCCGCGACCCACACCCCCGCCGGGGGCTTCGCGGCCACCGCGGCCTTCCCGGCCGCGTCCTCCGTCGCGGCCGCCCCCACCGGGACGTTCCCGCGCGCCGTGCCCGCACCCGCGGCCGCCGCCGACCCGTACCAGGACGACGTCCCGCTGGTGCTCGAACGCACCGCGAACGGGCTGCCCCAGCGCCGCCGCCACGCCACCCCGTCCCGCTTCGGCGCGGCCCGCCCCCCGCAGCAGGACCGGGCCCCGGCCGCGGCGCCGCCGCTACAGGCCGCCCCGGCGCCGCGGACACCCGCATCCGCACCCGCATCCACACCCGCACCCGCATCCGCCCCCGAGCCGGTCCAGCCCGGCCTGTGGCTGGCCGCCTTCACCGACGGCGTCAACGGCACCGCGCCGTCCGCCGGGCCGGGCGGCGACAGCCGAGCCAGTGACGAAGCAGCAGGGAAAGGCGACAAGTGATTCAGCAACGGACCAACATGGACTGGATGCTCAAGGACCTCGCGGAGACCGTTCCGTGCATCAGGCACGTCATCGTGCTGTCCGCCGACGGCCTGCGGCTGGCCCAG is part of the Kitasatospora cineracea genome and harbors:
- a CDS encoding sensor histidine kinase; this translates as MLMLRAGSSPGGPSSGGRLPAAVLVCLLPAAVIGAAVGLAVAAAPGAATSGIVWCGLVGAAAVALAGYEAVRRGRALELAREEAARQDAEQRHRLARQQAGMLELARTELPQAVARMQGGEFITDVLRSYEQQHVNNAGDEFHDFRYAVLRAVLDAVDNEEAMRESAQRAFVNIARRVQAIVHRQAIDLRKMEDRHGDDPAVFDDLLLLDHGNALIGRLADSIAVLGGARPGRQWNNPVPLYSVLRGGISRILDFRRVELHPVSEVAVVGPAVEPLIHALAELLDNATRYSPPQTNVHLTAVEVQTGIAIEIEDGGLSLGEEGRARAERMLAEAESGIDLNGLGEAPRLGLAVVGRLARAYGFQVSLRPSAYGGVRAVLIVPQTYITTAPAPSRAHGIGRIATTTPLAFPAHQAQGPADTEPYPMVAGAEFADTAPRPHPAAATHTPAGGFAATAAFPAASSVAAAPTGTFPRAVPAPAAAADPYQDDVPLVLERTANGLPQRRRHATPSRFGAARPPQQDRAPAAAPPLQAAPAPRTPASAPASTPAPASAPEPVQPGLWLAAFTDGVNGTAPSAGPGGDSRASDEAAGKGDK